Proteins from one Gossypium raimondii isolate GPD5lz chromosome 8, ASM2569854v1, whole genome shotgun sequence genomic window:
- the LOC105792655 gene encoding protein SRC2 encodes MKNNYIIEITLISAQGLKKTTTFRRMRTYAVAWIDSSVKLRSCIDCVGGENPTWNDKFLFKVSSEFLYSETSGISIEIFADGIFRDTLVGTVRLLVGNLLRDGSSYIAIRVPSFSAVQVRRPSGRFQGVINIGASVLWTSDVPAMSGVSAMGFHNLFQENRIPKGVRRSHSSIGISYENRFVRGSTYSSSPSTSMASKERKRMIKETEETKHARSSSDGAILGVGLGLSPKKAAYLHPFGLNQRFHDRKLTKVRSSLTS; translated from the coding sequence ATGAAGAACAATTACATCATAGAAATAACCCTCATCTCCGCACAAGGACTTAAGAAAACAACAACCTTCCGTCGCATGAGAACTTATGCTGTCGCTTGGATTGATTCCTCCGTCAAGCTCCGTTCTTGCATTGATTGTGTCGGCGGTGAAAACCCAACATGGAATGATAAGTTTCTCTTCAAGGTTTCATCGGAGTTTCTTTACAGCGAAACCTCCGGCATTTCGATTGAGATCTTCGCGGATGGTATCTTCCGCGATACCCTTGTTGGAACTGTTAGATTGCTCGTTGGTAACCTCCTTCGAGACGGCTCGTCCTACATTGCTATAAGGGTTCCTTCTTTTAGTGCAGTACAAGTCCGCCGACCTTCCGGTAGGTTCCAAGGGGTTATAAACATCGGCGCATCGGTTCTTTGGACTTCGGATGTCCCGGCCATGAGCGGCGTCTCCGCCATGGGCTTTCATAATCTATTTCAAGAGAACCGCATACCAAAAGGCGTGAGGAGATCACATTCTAGTATAGGTATATCTTATGAGAATCGATTCGTTCGTGGTTCGACGTACTCGTCATCCCCATCGACATCAATGGCTTCGAAGGAGCGGAAGAGGATGATTAAGGAAACGGAGGAAACGAAACATGCAAGGTCTTCATCAGATGGTGCTATATTGGGTGTCGGGTTGGGGTTGTCGCCTAAGAAGGCGGCTTATCTCCACCCATTTGGCCTCAATCAAAGATTTCATGACCGGAAACTGACGAAAGTCCGGTCAAGTCTGACTTCCTAA